One window of Saccharopolyspora phatthalungensis genomic DNA carries:
- a CDS encoding TerC family protein, with product MAAHECEVSMNFPVWVWIATLAALAALIVGDLVFVGRRPHAVGVREASLWVACYVALAALFGGILLVFAGPTSGAEFFAGYVTEYSLSVDNLFVFVIIMSRFAVPKEHQHRVLFIGIVLSLVLRGVCIAAGVAALNAFNWIFYIFGAFLIYTALKVAKDGAGDEPEEPDNAIIRTLQRVLPTSGSYDGGKMTTRVDGRRLFTPMVVVVAALGLANVVFALDSMPAIFGLTKDGFIIFTANAFALLGLRQLYFVIGGLLDRLVYLSYGLSVVLGFIGLKLIIEALHGSHIDEIRFAIPDIGIAASLGFIVLTLAVTTVASLLRSRSAAKAADRDAPTEARQPAHSGERTA from the coding sequence GTGGCTGCGCACGAATGTGAGGTGTCGATGAACTTCCCGGTGTGGGTGTGGATCGCGACCCTGGCGGCGCTGGCCGCCCTGATCGTGGGCGACCTGGTGTTCGTCGGCCGCCGACCGCATGCGGTCGGAGTCCGGGAAGCGAGTCTCTGGGTCGCCTGCTACGTCGCCTTGGCCGCCCTGTTCGGCGGGATCCTGCTGGTCTTCGCCGGGCCCACCAGTGGCGCCGAGTTCTTCGCCGGCTACGTGACCGAATATAGCCTCTCGGTCGACAACCTGTTCGTGTTCGTCATCATCATGTCGCGGTTCGCCGTGCCGAAGGAGCACCAGCACCGGGTGCTGTTCATCGGCATCGTGCTCTCGCTGGTGTTGCGCGGGGTATGCATCGCGGCCGGGGTTGCCGCCCTGAACGCCTTCAACTGGATCTTCTACATCTTCGGCGCGTTCCTGATCTACACGGCGCTCAAAGTCGCCAAGGACGGCGCCGGCGACGAACCCGAAGAGCCGGACAACGCGATCATCCGCACTTTGCAGCGTGTGCTGCCCACCTCCGGCTCGTACGACGGCGGCAAGATGACCACCCGGGTCGACGGGCGGCGGCTGTTCACCCCGATGGTCGTGGTCGTCGCCGCGCTCGGGCTGGCCAACGTCGTCTTCGCGCTGGACTCGATGCCCGCGATCTTCGGCCTCACCAAGGACGGCTTCATCATCTTCACCGCGAACGCCTTCGCGCTGCTGGGCCTGCGGCAGCTGTACTTCGTCATCGGCGGCCTGCTGGACCGCCTGGTGTACCTCAGCTACGGCCTGTCCGTGGTCCTCGGCTTCATCGGCCTGAAGCTGATCATCGAGGCGCTGCACGGCTCGCACATCGACGAGATCCGTTTCGCGATCCCGGACATCGGCATCGCCGCCTCCCTGGGCTTCATCGTGCTCACCCTCGCCGTGACGACGGTGGCGAGCCTGCTCCGTTCCCGCTCGGCAGCGAAGGCCGCCGACCGGGACGCGCCGACCGAGGCACGCCAACCCGCGCACAGCGGCGAGCGCACCGCCTGA
- a CDS encoding TIGR04282 family arsenosugar biosynthesis glycosyltransferase — protein sequence MSTTALLVVAKAPVPGLAKTRLCPPATYAEAAHIAAASLLDTVDAVRRTPNVRPVVAMVGDLDAAACSTELRDALRGWTVLGQRGDGFPARLAAAHADTADAHPGLPIMQIGMDTPQVTPGLLAEACEALGTADAALGLAGDGGWWAAGFRSVAHARLLRGIPTSRADTGERTLAALHAAGLRVATLPILSDVDTMEDAWRVADLLPHSRFVASLPSRCDSAGAVDER from the coding sequence ATGAGCACGACGGCGCTTCTCGTGGTGGCGAAAGCCCCTGTTCCCGGCCTGGCCAAGACCAGGTTGTGCCCGCCCGCAACGTATGCCGAAGCGGCTCACATCGCCGCCGCGAGCCTGCTGGACACAGTGGACGCGGTTCGGCGCACGCCCAACGTCCGGCCGGTGGTGGCCATGGTCGGGGATCTGGACGCGGCAGCCTGTTCGACAGAGCTGCGCGACGCGCTGCGCGGCTGGACGGTTCTCGGCCAACGGGGTGATGGTTTCCCCGCGCGGTTGGCCGCGGCCCACGCCGACACCGCCGACGCACATCCCGGCCTCCCGATCATGCAAATCGGGATGGATACCCCGCAGGTGACACCCGGGCTGCTAGCCGAGGCGTGCGAAGCGCTCGGCACCGCGGACGCGGCGCTCGGCTTGGCCGGGGACGGCGGCTGGTGGGCGGCCGGTTTCCGGTCGGTCGCCCATGCCCGGCTGCTGCGCGGAATCCCCACGTCTCGCGCCGATACCGGCGAGCGAACCTTGGCGGCCTTGCATGCCGCCGGCCTGCGCGTCGCCACATTGCCCATACTGTCCGATGTGGACACCATGGAAGACGCGTGGCGCGTTGCGGATCTGTTGCCGCATTCCCGTTTCGTGGCGAGCCTGCCGTCCCGGTGCGATAGTGCGGGTGCGGTCGATGAGCGGTGA
- a CDS encoding glycosyltransferase family 2 protein, with translation MHDVDVVLPCLDEAAAIPGVLGAIPRGFRPLVVDNGSRDGSAEIAAAHGAVVVREPRRGYGAAVHAGLMAVEGEFVCFLDCDGSLDPAVLPTLVGLVRQGQADLAVGRRVPVSAKAWPWHARAGNALIARLLRRRGLPVHDIAPIRAARRTALLRLGIADRAFGYPLELLCKAAAAQWRVCELDVEYRPRASGTRSKVSGSVLGTIRAVRDMAGVLR, from the coding sequence ATGCACGATGTGGACGTAGTGTTGCCGTGCTTGGATGAAGCGGCGGCAATACCCGGGGTGCTGGGGGCGATTCCGCGCGGTTTCCGGCCGCTGGTGGTGGACAACGGGTCCCGGGACGGCTCGGCCGAGATCGCCGCTGCGCACGGCGCGGTGGTGGTCCGCGAGCCCCGCCGTGGCTATGGGGCGGCCGTGCACGCCGGTTTGATGGCAGTGGAGGGGGAATTCGTCTGCTTCCTGGATTGCGATGGCTCGCTGGACCCGGCCGTGCTGCCGACGCTGGTAGGCCTGGTGCGCCAGGGGCAGGCGGATCTGGCGGTCGGAAGGCGGGTTCCGGTGTCGGCCAAGGCGTGGCCTTGGCATGCGCGGGCGGGCAACGCCTTGATCGCCCGGCTGCTGCGGCGCCGCGGCCTGCCGGTGCACGACATCGCGCCGATCCGTGCCGCCAGGCGAACAGCCTTGCTACGGTTGGGGATCGCCGACCGCGCCTTCGGCTATCCGCTCGAACTGCTGTGCAAGGCCGCGGCGGCACAGTGGCGAGTGTGCGAGCTGGATGTCGAATACCGGCCTCGCGCATCCGGAACCCGGTCGAAGGTTTCCGGCTCGGTGCTCGGCACGATCCGCGCCGTCCGCGACATGGCGGGGGTGTTGCGATGA
- a CDS encoding class I SAM-dependent methyltransferase has translation MSGEFDVALHGAVCTLLTSDGNVRTLPGRRWSAAPDAADRHLLRTCRGPTLDIGCGPGRLTAALTGRGVVALGIDTSQLAVRLTISRRGVALCRDVFRPVPGAGNWREALLVDGNIGIGGDPRALLRRVYQLLRSGGRAWVEVEPPGTGLWRGTGRVAHAQGRGAAFRWAVVGADAIAALAAVSGFGLSQLAEHHGRWLAALDSNPASWESLAGSASPAMCPGQR, from the coding sequence ATGAGCGGTGAGTTCGATGTCGCGCTGCACGGTGCCGTTTGCACCCTGCTGACCAGCGACGGCAACGTGCGGACGTTGCCGGGGCGGCGCTGGTCCGCCGCACCCGACGCCGCCGACCGGCACCTGCTGCGCACCTGCCGAGGCCCGACGCTCGATATCGGCTGCGGGCCCGGTCGGCTCACGGCGGCGCTCACCGGCAGGGGCGTGGTGGCGCTCGGCATCGATACCTCCCAGCTCGCGGTGCGCCTTACGATCAGCCGGCGTGGCGTGGCGCTGTGCCGCGACGTGTTCCGCCCGGTTCCCGGTGCGGGCAATTGGCGCGAGGCGCTGCTCGTCGACGGAAACATCGGTATCGGCGGTGATCCGCGAGCGCTGTTGCGCCGGGTCTACCAGCTGCTGCGGTCCGGCGGACGTGCCTGGGTGGAAGTCGAACCGCCGGGTACCGGGCTGTGGCGGGGCACCGGCCGGGTCGCGCACGCTCAGGGGCGCGGCGCCGCGTTCCGCTGGGCGGTCGTCGGCGCGGATGCGATCGCTGCGCTGGCCGCGGTAAGCGGTTTCGGCCTGAGCCAGCTCGCCGAACATCACGGGCGGTGGCTCGCGGCGCTGGACTCGAACCCGGCGTCGTGGGAGTCCCTGGCCGGGAGCGCCAGCCCGGCGATGTGTCCGGGGCAACGTTGA
- a CDS encoding alpha/beta hydrolase yields MALTLAFQRKLIYFPSRGPLPPAAAVIAGAQEKSLRTSDGLELGAWYVPARGFKRNFAVLVANGNGGDRSLRAPLADALTDQGLAVLLFDYRGYGGNPGHPGQDGLARDVRAARSFLVDEAGMPAGRLIYFGESLGAAVVTELAAQEPPAGLVLRSPFTDLTSLGRLHYPFLPVELLLRDRYPLVSHLAEVRCPVTVVHGTADTIVPPEQSRAVAGVLPGTRRIEVPGAGHNDLRLLDGPEVIGAIVDLARR; encoded by the coding sequence ATGGCGTTGACCTTGGCGTTTCAGCGAAAGCTGATCTACTTCCCGTCCCGCGGGCCACTGCCCCCGGCCGCGGCAGTCATCGCGGGAGCGCAGGAGAAGTCGCTGCGCACCAGCGACGGGTTGGAGCTCGGGGCCTGGTACGTGCCCGCACGCGGGTTCAAGCGAAACTTCGCCGTGCTCGTCGCCAACGGCAATGGCGGCGACCGATCGCTGCGGGCACCCCTGGCGGATGCGCTCACCGACCAGGGCCTCGCGGTACTGCTGTTCGATTACCGAGGTTACGGCGGCAATCCGGGTCATCCCGGTCAAGACGGGCTCGCCCGGGACGTCCGGGCCGCGCGCAGCTTCCTCGTCGACGAGGCCGGGATGCCCGCTGGCCGGTTGATCTACTTCGGGGAAAGCCTCGGTGCCGCGGTGGTCACCGAGCTTGCGGCGCAGGAACCGCCCGCTGGTCTGGTGTTGCGTTCGCCGTTCACCGACCTGACCTCGCTCGGACGGCTGCACTACCCGTTCTTACCGGTGGAACTGCTGCTTCGGGACCGCTACCCGCTGGTCTCGCACCTCGCCGAGGTGCGGTGCCCGGTCACCGTCGTGCACGGCACCGCTGACACGATCGTGCCGCCCGAGCAGAGCCGCGCCGTGGCCGGGGTCCTGCCCGGCACCCGCCGCATCGAGGTTCCGGGGGCGGGCCACAACGACCTGCGGCTGCTCGACGGGCCGGAGGTGATCGGCGCGATCGTGGACCTGGCAAGGCGGTGA
- a CDS encoding molybdopterin-dependent oxidoreductase — MTSLPIPRLRAAVVGVLAAAAALGAGHLVAGLTSPRTSPFAVVGNTLIDLTPEPVKEFAIALFGTADKLALLTGMTIVIALLAAVAGLLSRRHWWPGVLVIGVFGLVGVGAALARPTGGLAAPLTSLVVGVVVFWWLHHVAAVAPEAPVEVDADRRRFLVASTLVVLGAGAAGIAGGFLQRGAGVTSSQLAAAARIPKVTAPPIPPDADFVASGTPTFLTPNRDFYRIDTALVVPQVRAEDWRLRLHGMVQRELVLSFDDLLQRRLEARPITLTCVSNEVGGPLISTATFVGVPVRDLLLEAGVRPGAQQLFTTSVDGYTAGTPLDVLLEPDRGALLAVGMNGEPLPLEHGFPVRMVVPGLYGYVSATKWLVDAEVTTFGRAHYWERRGWARQAPIKTESRIDRPRAGASVPAGAFTVAGIAWAQHTGIDRVEVRADGGAWQPAELATDVSRDTWRMWRTTLHLPPGDHVVECRATDRSGQPQTPERHAVIPNGATGWHSVRFTCAA; from the coding sequence ATGACCTCGTTACCGATCCCGCGGCTGCGCGCCGCCGTAGTCGGCGTGCTCGCCGCTGCCGCCGCGCTCGGCGCGGGACACCTCGTCGCGGGCCTCACTTCCCCCCGGACCTCGCCGTTCGCGGTGGTGGGCAACACGCTGATCGACCTCACGCCGGAGCCGGTGAAGGAGTTCGCCATCGCGCTGTTCGGCACTGCCGACAAACTGGCACTGCTGACCGGAATGACCATCGTGATCGCACTGCTGGCCGCCGTGGCCGGGCTGCTGTCCCGGCGGCACTGGTGGCCTGGGGTGCTGGTGATCGGCGTGTTCGGCCTAGTCGGCGTCGGTGCCGCGTTAGCCCGGCCGACGGGCGGCTTGGCCGCGCCGCTGACCTCGTTGGTGGTCGGCGTCGTGGTGTTCTGGTGGTTGCACCACGTCGCCGCGGTGGCTCCCGAGGCTCCGGTCGAGGTGGACGCGGATCGGCGGCGGTTCCTGGTCGCCTCGACCCTGGTGGTCCTCGGCGCGGGAGCCGCCGGCATCGCCGGCGGTTTCCTGCAGCGGGGCGCGGGCGTGACCTCGTCGCAGCTCGCGGCCGCCGCGCGAATCCCTAAGGTCACGGCCCCCCCGATCCCGCCCGACGCCGACTTCGTCGCCTCCGGCACCCCGACGTTTCTGACCCCCAACCGGGACTTCTACCGGATCGACACCGCGCTGGTGGTGCCGCAGGTTCGCGCCGAGGACTGGCGGCTGCGGCTGCACGGGATGGTGCAGCGCGAACTGGTGCTGAGCTTCGACGATCTGCTCCAGCGCCGTTTGGAAGCCCGCCCGATCACGCTCACCTGCGTCTCCAACGAGGTCGGCGGCCCGCTGATCTCCACGGCCACGTTCGTCGGTGTGCCGGTGCGGGACCTGCTGCTGGAGGCTGGGGTGCGGCCGGGCGCCCAGCAGCTGTTCACCACCAGCGTCGACGGCTACACCGCCGGCACTCCGCTCGACGTGTTGCTCGAACCGGACCGGGGCGCGCTGCTGGCCGTCGGCATGAACGGCGAGCCCCTGCCCCTCGAACACGGGTTTCCGGTCCGCATGGTGGTTCCCGGACTCTACGGCTACGTGTCGGCGACCAAGTGGCTGGTGGACGCCGAGGTCACCACGTTCGGCCGGGCGCACTACTGGGAACGGCGGGGGTGGGCCCGGCAGGCGCCGATCAAGACCGAGTCTCGCATCGACCGTCCGCGCGCGGGGGCTTCCGTGCCCGCCGGGGCGTTCACGGTGGCCGGGATCGCCTGGGCGCAGCACACCGGCATCGACCGGGTCGAGGTGCGGGCCGATGGCGGCGCGTGGCAGCCCGCCGAGCTCGCGACCGACGTCAGCCGGGACACCTGGCGGATGTGGCGCACGACCCTGCACCTCCCGCCCGGCGACCACGTCGTGGAATGCCGAGCCACCGACCGCTCCGGGCAGCCGCAGACGCCGGAGCGCCACGCGGTCATCCCGAACGGCGCGACCGGTTGGCATTCCGTGCGGTTCACCTGCGCCGCATGA
- a CDS encoding TraR/DksA family transcriptional regulator: MRKRTPQDAPSPPEPRTARELVAEERASAMARIESLERHLASIREVSTWTGTDDEHDPEGATIAYERAQVQSLLADARRELDALERATSRLDDGTYGVCERCGKPIGPERLEALPAATTCIACATRR; this comes from the coding sequence ATGAGAAAGCGGACGCCGCAGGACGCGCCGTCCCCGCCCGAGCCGCGGACGGCACGGGAGTTAGTGGCCGAGGAGCGGGCGAGCGCGATGGCCCGGATCGAGTCGCTGGAACGCCATCTGGCCTCGATCCGCGAGGTCTCGACGTGGACGGGCACCGACGATGAGCACGACCCCGAGGGCGCCACCATCGCCTACGAGCGCGCCCAGGTGCAGAGCCTGCTCGCGGACGCCCGGCGGGAGCTCGATGCGCTGGAACGGGCCACCTCCCGCCTGGACGATGGCACCTACGGCGTGTGCGAACGGTGCGGAAAGCCCATCGGACCGGAGCGCCTGGAAGCGTTGCCGGCCGCGACGACCTGCATCGCCTGCGCCACCCGCCGCTGA
- a CDS encoding NAD-dependent epimerase/dehydratase family protein: MRILVTGGAGFIGSAIADALADRGHCVVLLDAFLPQAHGTVPRSCHPLVQGDVRDAEVLRGLLGGVDVVCHQAAMVGHGVDPSDMPDYASHNDYGTAVLLAAMHESGVRRLVLASSMVVYGEGRYRCSQHSLVRAAPRRADDLAAGQYEPRCPACGTPLEPEVVPEDAAPDPRSTYAATKLAQEHLAAAWARQTGGGVWALRYHNVYGPWMPSGTPYAGVASLFRSALHHGEAPIVLEDGRQRRDFVHVTDVAAANVAAVETEAPQGELDALNVCSGRPHTIGELAAELARAFGGPTPRIVGGSRPNDVRHIVADPAKAARVLGFRAEVDFGAGVAAFAQDPLREPAAVVSDFA, encoded by the coding sequence GTGCGAATTCTGGTTACCGGCGGTGCCGGGTTCATCGGGTCAGCCATCGCCGATGCGTTGGCCGACCGAGGCCACTGCGTAGTGCTGCTCGACGCGTTCCTCCCGCAGGCACACGGGACCGTGCCCCGGTCGTGCCACCCGCTGGTGCAGGGCGACGTGCGGGATGCCGAGGTCCTGCGCGGACTGCTCGGCGGCGTGGACGTCGTGTGCCACCAGGCCGCGATGGTCGGTCACGGCGTCGATCCGTCGGACATGCCCGACTACGCCTCGCACAACGACTATGGCACCGCTGTGTTGCTGGCCGCGATGCACGAGTCCGGGGTACGTCGCCTGGTGCTGGCGTCGTCGATGGTCGTCTACGGCGAGGGCCGCTACCGCTGTTCGCAGCACTCGCTGGTGCGGGCGGCCCCCCGGAGAGCCGACGACCTCGCCGCCGGGCAGTACGAGCCCAGATGCCCAGCCTGCGGCACGCCGCTCGAACCCGAGGTCGTCCCGGAGGACGCCGCGCCCGACCCTCGCAGCACCTACGCGGCGACCAAGCTCGCCCAAGAACATCTCGCCGCAGCGTGGGCCCGGCAAACCGGCGGTGGCGTGTGGGCGTTGCGCTACCACAACGTTTACGGGCCGTGGATGCCCAGCGGGACCCCGTATGCGGGGGTGGCGTCGCTGTTCCGCTCCGCGCTGCATCACGGCGAAGCGCCGATCGTCCTGGAAGACGGCCGCCAACGGCGGGATTTCGTGCACGTCACCGACGTCGCAGCCGCCAACGTCGCCGCGGTGGAAACCGAGGCTCCGCAAGGAGAACTGGACGCGCTGAACGTCTGTTCGGGCCGACCGCACACGATCGGCGAACTAGCCGCCGAGCTCGCCCGGGCTTTCGGCGGGCCGACTCCGCGCATCGTGGGCGGTTCGCGGCCCAACGACGTGCGCCACATCGTGGCCGATCCGGCGAAAGCGGCGCGTGTGCTGGGGTTTCGGGCCGAGGTTGATTTCGGCGCGGGCGTGGCCGCTTTCGCACAAGACCCGCTACGCGAGCCCGCGGCTGTGGTTTCTGATTTTGCCTGA
- a CDS encoding nitrate reductase subunit alpha — protein sequence MCAAPIRNADGASGQFAEGRPGIGGTAGDALLRLGRLVSKEDTSADLRAVYRSGGREGDAFYRDRWSHDKVVPSTHGVNCTGSCRWNVYVKDGIITWETQDTDYPSTGPDRPEYEPRGCPRGASFSWYSYSPTRIRYPHARGVLVEMYRQARRETGDPVAAWRSIVDDPERRRRYQRARGKGGLVRVSWDEAVEMIAAAHVHTIAAHGPDRIAGFSPIPAMSMVSHAVGSRFMALIGAPMLSFYDWYADLPVASPQVFGDQTDVPESADWWDAAYLVMWGSNVPVTRTPDAHWMTEARYRGQKVVVVSPDYADNTKFADEWLAPHPGTDAALAVAMGHVVLKEFFVDRPTPLFTDYVRRYTDLPFLVSLVERGGGLVPGKFVTAADLGREGPHEAWKTVLLDEATGEPVVPNGSLGHRWSNDETGRWNLDLGAVIPRLSLHGNGGEPVEVMLPRFDAPDGTGAAITRGVPAVRLRPDGPLVTTVFDLLLAQYGVGRDGLPGSWPSGYDDADSPGTPAWQEQITSVPAARAARIAREFADTAIRSKGRCMILMGAGTNHWFHSDEVYRTFLTLLLLTGCQGRNGGGWAHYVGQEKVRPLTGWATLSSAADWHRPARQMIGTAWFYLHTGQWRYDGLTAEALAWPGSAGTLAGATAADCIARSARAGWMPSYPTFDRNPLDLADEAEAAGLEPGEHVVRELQAGRLGFAGEDPDAPANWPRVLTVWRSNLLGSSAKGNEFFLKHLLGTDASPRSTEPERPPAEVRRTEQAAEGKLDLLLSLDFRMTSTTLFSDIVLPAATWYEKHDLSSTDMHPFVHSFNAAVAPPWQCRTDFDAFHGIAAAFSQLATGHLGVRRDLVATALGHDTPAETAQPGGVLRDWRRGDVDPIPGRTMPTLTVIERDYPAVAAKLGAVGPLLDKLGTTTKGYTVEVGPELAWLAEANGVAAGGPAAGRPRLDTDRRAADAILALSGTTNGRLATEGFRALEDRVGRALTHLSSHHSGHRVTFADTRSRPAPVVTSPEWSGDESGGRRYAPFTINVEQLKPWHTLTGRQHFFLDHDWMAELGEQLPLYRPPLDLHRLCGERQLGPDGTAEVVVRYLTPHSKWSIHSEYQDNPIMLTLSRGGPTFWMSPADAAAIGVADNDWVEAVNRNGVVVARAIVSHRMPTGTVFMYHAQDRTVNVPKSETTGRRGGIHNSLTRVQIKPTHLIGGYAQQTFALNYHGPTGNQRDEVTIIRRRNQEVEY from the coding sequence ATGTGTGCAGCGCCGATCCGGAACGCCGACGGAGCTTCCGGACAATTCGCCGAGGGTCGACCGGGGATCGGCGGCACGGCCGGCGACGCCCTGCTGAGACTGGGGCGGCTGGTGTCCAAAGAGGACACTTCAGCGGATCTGCGCGCGGTATACCGTAGCGGTGGCCGCGAGGGTGACGCGTTCTACCGCGACCGATGGAGCCACGACAAGGTGGTGCCCTCCACGCACGGGGTGAACTGCACCGGGTCCTGCCGCTGGAACGTGTACGTCAAGGACGGCATCATCACCTGGGAAACGCAGGACACCGACTACCCGTCCACCGGGCCGGACCGGCCCGAGTACGAGCCACGCGGCTGTCCGCGCGGAGCCTCCTTCTCGTGGTACTCCTACTCCCCCACCCGCATCCGCTACCCGCACGCCCGCGGGGTGCTGGTCGAGATGTACCGCCAGGCGCGGCGGGAGACCGGGGATCCCGTCGCCGCGTGGCGGTCCATCGTGGACGATCCCGAACGCAGGCGGCGCTACCAGCGGGCCCGCGGTAAGGGTGGGCTGGTCCGGGTGTCCTGGGACGAGGCGGTCGAGATGATCGCCGCCGCGCACGTGCACACCATCGCCGCGCACGGCCCGGACCGCATCGCCGGTTTCTCCCCGATCCCGGCCATGTCGATGGTCTCGCACGCGGTCGGTTCGCGGTTCATGGCACTGATCGGCGCCCCGATGCTGTCGTTCTACGACTGGTACGCCGACCTGCCGGTCGCCTCGCCTCAGGTCTTCGGCGACCAGACCGACGTCCCCGAGTCGGCGGACTGGTGGGATGCCGCCTACCTGGTGATGTGGGGCTCCAACGTGCCGGTCACCCGCACCCCGGACGCGCACTGGATGACCGAGGCGCGCTACCGGGGCCAGAAGGTGGTGGTCGTCTCGCCCGACTACGCCGACAACACCAAGTTCGCCGACGAATGGCTCGCGCCGCACCCGGGTACCGACGCGGCGCTGGCGGTGGCGATGGGCCACGTCGTGCTCAAGGAGTTCTTCGTCGACCGGCCGACACCGTTGTTCACCGACTACGTGCGGCGCTACACCGATCTGCCTTTCCTGGTCAGCCTCGTCGAACGCGGCGGCGGACTCGTGCCGGGCAAGTTCGTCACCGCCGCCGACCTGGGCCGCGAAGGCCCGCACGAGGCGTGGAAGACCGTACTCCTCGACGAGGCCACCGGAGAGCCCGTGGTGCCCAACGGGTCGCTGGGTCACCGGTGGAGCAACGACGAAACCGGGCGGTGGAATCTCGACCTCGGTGCCGTCATTCCGCGCTTGAGCTTGCACGGCAACGGCGGCGAGCCGGTCGAGGTGATGCTGCCGCGCTTCGACGCACCGGACGGCACCGGCGCGGCGATCACCCGGGGCGTCCCCGCGGTGCGACTGCGGCCGGACGGCCCGCTGGTGACGACCGTGTTCGACCTGCTGCTCGCGCAGTACGGGGTCGGTCGCGACGGCCTGCCGGGCAGCTGGCCGTCCGGCTACGACGACGCGGACTCGCCGGGCACCCCGGCTTGGCAGGAGCAGATCACCTCGGTACCCGCGGCGCGGGCGGCGCGGATCGCCCGGGAGTTCGCCGACACCGCGATCCGCTCCAAAGGGCGCTGCATGATCCTCATGGGCGCGGGCACCAACCACTGGTTCCACTCCGACGAGGTGTACCGGACATTCCTGACGCTGCTGCTGCTCACCGGCTGCCAGGGACGCAACGGCGGCGGCTGGGCGCACTACGTCGGGCAGGAAAAGGTCCGCCCGCTCACCGGTTGGGCCACGCTGTCGTCGGCGGCGGACTGGCACCGCCCAGCGCGCCAGATGATCGGCACCGCCTGGTTCTACCTGCACACCGGGCAGTGGCGCTACGACGGGCTCACGGCGGAGGCGCTCGCCTGGCCCGGCTCGGCCGGAACCCTCGCCGGGGCCACGGCCGCCGACTGCATCGCCAGGTCGGCGCGCGCGGGGTGGATGCCGTCCTACCCCACTTTCGACCGCAACCCGCTGGACCTCGCCGACGAGGCCGAGGCCGCCGGGCTCGAACCCGGTGAACACGTCGTGCGGGAATTGCAGGCGGGCCGGCTGGGTTTCGCGGGCGAAGACCCGGATGCGCCGGCCAACTGGCCGCGAGTGCTGACGGTGTGGCGCTCCAACTTGCTCGGCTCGTCGGCCAAGGGCAACGAGTTCTTCCTCAAGCACCTGCTGGGCACCGATGCCTCGCCGCGCTCGACCGAACCCGAGCGACCACCGGCGGAGGTGCGCCGGACCGAGCAGGCGGCGGAGGGCAAGCTCGATCTGCTGCTGTCGCTGGACTTCCGGATGACCAGCACCACCCTGTTCTCCGACATCGTGCTGCCCGCCGCGACCTGGTACGAGAAGCACGACCTGTCCAGCACGGACATGCATCCCTTCGTGCACTCGTTCAACGCGGCGGTCGCCCCGCCCTGGCAGTGCCGAACCGACTTCGACGCATTCCACGGCATCGCCGCCGCGTTCAGCCAACTGGCCACCGGACATCTCGGCGTCCGGCGGGACCTGGTGGCGACCGCGCTCGGCCACGACACCCCCGCCGAGACCGCCCAACCCGGCGGCGTGCTGCGCGACTGGCGCCGCGGCGACGTCGACCCCATTCCCGGCCGGACGATGCCCACGCTCACCGTCATCGAGCGCGATTACCCTGCGGTGGCGGCGAAACTCGGCGCGGTCGGGCCGCTGCTGGACAAGCTCGGCACCACGACGAAGGGCTACACCGTCGAGGTCGGCCCGGAATTGGCGTGGCTGGCCGAGGCGAACGGGGTCGCGGCGGGCGGGCCGGCCGCCGGCCGCCCCCGGCTGGACACCGACCGCCGAGCCGCCGACGCGATCCTGGCGCTGTCCGGCACGACGAATGGCCGGTTGGCCACCGAAGGGTTCCGTGCGCTGGAGGACCGGGTCGGGCGTGCTCTGACCCACCTCTCGTCGCACCACAGTGGACATCGCGTGACCTTCGCCGACACCAGGTCCCGGCCGGCGCCGGTGGTCACCAGCCCGGAGTGGTCCGGCGACGAGTCCGGTGGCCGGCGGTACGCGCCGTTCACCATCAACGTCGAACAGCTCAAGCCCTGGCACACCCTGACCGGACGCCAGCACTTCTTCCTCGACCACGACTGGATGGCGGAGCTGGGCGAGCAGTTACCGCTGTACCGGCCGCCGCTGGACCTGCACCGGCTGTGCGGGGAACGCCAGCTCGGCCCGGACGGCACGGCAGAGGTCGTGGTCCGCTACCTGACGCCGCACTCGAAGTGGTCGATTCACAGCGAGTACCAGGACAACCCGATCATGCTGACGCTCTCCCGTGGCGGGCCGACGTTCTGGATGAGCCCGGCGGACGCGGCGGCCATCGGAGTCGCCGACAACGACTGGGTGGAGGCGGTCAACCGCAATGGCGTCGTGGTCGCCCGCGCGATCGTGTCGCACCGGATGCCCACCGGCACCGTGTTCATGTATCACGCGCAGGACCGGACGGTGAACGTGCCCAAGAGCGAAACCACCGGTCGTCGCGGCGGAATCCACAACTCGCTGACCCGCGTGCAGATCAAGCCGACCCACCTCATCGGCGGCTACGCGCAGCAGACGTTCGCGCTGAACTATCACGGTCCCACCGGCAACCAGCGCGACGAGGTCACCATCATCCGCCGCCGCAACCAGGAGGTCGAGTACTGA